In the genome of Amia ocellicauda isolate fAmiCal2 chromosome 3, fAmiCal2.hap1, whole genome shotgun sequence, one region contains:
- the nr2c2 gene encoding nuclear receptor subfamily 2 group C member 2 isoform X2 yields the protein MATTMEVLAQQIVDTEQVAEVQTVQTSTPDSSVMSSSPQRIQIISADSAVTSPQRIQIVTDQQTGQKIQIVTAVDPTSTSKQQFILTTPDGSGAGKVILASPETSNTKQLIFTTADNIVPGRIQIVTDAASVERLLGKTDVGRAQPVEYCVVCGDKASGRHYGAVSCEGCKGFFKRSVRKNLTYSCRSNQDCIVNKHHRNRCQFCRLKKCLEMGMKMESVQSERKPIDLPREKPANCAASTEKIYIRKDLRSPLIATPTFITDKDGSRSSLLDPGMLVNIQQPLIQADGTLLLATDSKAESSQGDLGTLANVVTSLANLNESLNNGDTSEMQQEDQSASEITRAFDTLAKALNPSDTSAAQNLAEGADTAGGASIQVISRDQSTPIIEVEGPLLTDTHLTMPSPMPEYLNVHYICESASRLLFLSMHWARSIPAFQALGQDCNTSLVRACWNELFTLGLAQCAQVMSLSTILAAIVNHLQNSIQDDKLSGDRIKLVMEHIWKLQEFCNSMAKLEIDGYEYAYLKAIVLFSPDHPGLSSMNQIEKFQEKAQMELQDYVQKTYPDDTYRLARILMRLPALRLMSSSITEELFFTGLIGNVPIDSIIPYILKMETAEYNSQITGTSA from the exons GTCCAGACCGTGCAGACCTCCACCCCAGACTCCTCAGTGATGAGCAGCTCTCCACAGAGAATTCAGATCATCTCGGCAGACTCTGCAGTCACCTCTCCACAGCGCATACAG ATTGTAACGGACCAGCAGACCGGCCAGAAAATCCAGATAGTCACAGCAGTGGATCCAACAAGCACTTCCAAacaacagtttattttaaccaCTCCTGATGGATCTGGTGCAGGAAAGGTGATCCTGGCCTCCCCAGAGACGTCTAATACCAAACAGCTCATTTTTACAACAGCCGACAACATCGTGCCAGGAAGAATACAG ATTGTCACAGATGCAGCTTCAGTGGAGCGTTTGCTGGGGAAGACGGATGTGGGCCGAGCACAGCCGGTGGAGTACTGTGTTGTGTGCGGAGACAAGGCATCAG GTCGGCATTATGGCGCGGTTAGCTGCGAGGGATGCAAAGGCTTCTTCAAGAGGAGTGTGAGGAAGAACCTAACCTACAGTTGCCGTAGCAACCAGGACTGCATTGTCAATAAGCACCACCGAAACCGCTGCCAATTCTGCCGGCTGAAAAAATGTTTAGAAATGGGCATGAAAATGGAAT CTGTGCAGAGTGAAAGAAAGCCAATAGACTTGCCAAGAGAGAAACCTGCTAACTGTGCAGCCTCAACAGAGAAAATCTATATCAGGAAGGACCTGCGGAGCCCTCTCATTGCAACCCCCACATTCATCACAGATAAAGATGGCTCAAG GTCTAGTCTCCTAGACCCTGGGATGTTAGTAAATATTCAGCAGCCTTTGATACAAGCAGATGGAACATTACTTTTAGCTACAGATTCAAAG gCTGAGTCTAGTCAAGGCGATTTGGGTACTTTAGCAAATGTGGTCACTTCGCTTGCTAACCTTAATGAATCCCTGAACAATGGAGACACCTCAGAAATGCAGCAGGAGGACCAGTCTGCCAGTGAAATAACACG TGCCTTTGACACTTTGGCAAAAGCACTGAACCCATCCGACACCAGTGCGGCCCAGAACCTCGCAGAGGGAGCCGACACAGCGGGGGGTGCCAGCATCCAGGTGATCAGCAGAGACCAGTCAACCCCCATCATCGAGGTGGAAGGACCCCtcctcacagacacacat CTGACAATGCCAAGCCCCATGCCAGAATACCTGAATGTACACTATATCTGTGAATCGGCCTCTCGACTGCTGTTTCTTTCCATGCACTGGGCCAGATCCATCCCTGCATTCCAAGCACTTGG TCAAGATTGCAATACCAGCCTAGTCCGCGCCTGCTGGAACGAGCTGTTTACACTCGGCTTGGCACAGTGTGCGCAGGTCATGAGTCTCTCCACGATCCTCGCGGCTATCGTCAACCACCTGCAGAACAGCATACAGGATG ACAAGTTGTCAGGGGACAGAATAAAACTGGTGATggagcacatctggaaactaCAGGAGTTTTGTAACAGCATGGCTAAATTGGAAATAGATGGATATGAATATGCTTACCTTAAGGCTATTGTACTGTTCAGTCCTG ATCACCCCGGCCTGAGCAGTATGAATCAGATCGAAAAATTTCAGGAGAAGGCACAGATGGAGTTACAAGATTATGTTCAGAAAACATATCCAGATGACACTTACAG ATTAGCACGTATACTGATGCGTCTCCCAGCACTTCGGCTAATGAGCTCCAGCATAACTGAGGAGCTGTTCTTCACTGGCCTCATAGGGAACGTTCCCATTGACAGTATAATACCTTACATCTTGAAAATGGAAACAGCAGAATACAACAGCCAGATCACAGGGACCTCTGCATAG
- the nr2c2 gene encoding nuclear receptor subfamily 2 group C member 2 isoform X1 — protein MATTMEVLAQQIVDTEQVAEVQTVQTSTPDSSVMSSSPQRIQIISADSAVTSPQRIQIVTDQQTGQKIQIVTAVDPTSTSKQQFILTTPDGSGAGKVILASPETSNTKQLIFTTADNIVPGRIQIVTDAASVERLLGKTDVGRAQPVEYCVVCGDKASGRHYGAVSCEGCKGFFKRSVRKNLTYSCRSNQDCIVNKHHRNRCQFCRLKKCLEMGMKMESVQSERKPIDLPREKPANCAASTEKIYIRKDLRSPLIATPTFITDKDGSRSSLLDPGMLVNIQQPLIQADGTLLLATDSKAESSQGDLGTLANVVTSLANLNESLNNGDTSEMQQEDQSASEITRAFDTLAKALNPSDTSAAQNLAEGADTAGGASIQVISRDQSTPIIEVEGPLLTDTHVSFKLTMPSPMPEYLNVHYICESASRLLFLSMHWARSIPAFQALGQDCNTSLVRACWNELFTLGLAQCAQVMSLSTILAAIVNHLQNSIQDDKLSGDRIKLVMEHIWKLQEFCNSMAKLEIDGYEYAYLKAIVLFSPDHPGLSSMNQIEKFQEKAQMELQDYVQKTYPDDTYRLARILMRLPALRLMSSSITEELFFTGLIGNVPIDSIIPYILKMETAEYNSQITGTSA, from the exons GTCCAGACCGTGCAGACCTCCACCCCAGACTCCTCAGTGATGAGCAGCTCTCCACAGAGAATTCAGATCATCTCGGCAGACTCTGCAGTCACCTCTCCACAGCGCATACAG ATTGTAACGGACCAGCAGACCGGCCAGAAAATCCAGATAGTCACAGCAGTGGATCCAACAAGCACTTCCAAacaacagtttattttaaccaCTCCTGATGGATCTGGTGCAGGAAAGGTGATCCTGGCCTCCCCAGAGACGTCTAATACCAAACAGCTCATTTTTACAACAGCCGACAACATCGTGCCAGGAAGAATACAG ATTGTCACAGATGCAGCTTCAGTGGAGCGTTTGCTGGGGAAGACGGATGTGGGCCGAGCACAGCCGGTGGAGTACTGTGTTGTGTGCGGAGACAAGGCATCAG GTCGGCATTATGGCGCGGTTAGCTGCGAGGGATGCAAAGGCTTCTTCAAGAGGAGTGTGAGGAAGAACCTAACCTACAGTTGCCGTAGCAACCAGGACTGCATTGTCAATAAGCACCACCGAAACCGCTGCCAATTCTGCCGGCTGAAAAAATGTTTAGAAATGGGCATGAAAATGGAAT CTGTGCAGAGTGAAAGAAAGCCAATAGACTTGCCAAGAGAGAAACCTGCTAACTGTGCAGCCTCAACAGAGAAAATCTATATCAGGAAGGACCTGCGGAGCCCTCTCATTGCAACCCCCACATTCATCACAGATAAAGATGGCTCAAG GTCTAGTCTCCTAGACCCTGGGATGTTAGTAAATATTCAGCAGCCTTTGATACAAGCAGATGGAACATTACTTTTAGCTACAGATTCAAAG gCTGAGTCTAGTCAAGGCGATTTGGGTACTTTAGCAAATGTGGTCACTTCGCTTGCTAACCTTAATGAATCCCTGAACAATGGAGACACCTCAGAAATGCAGCAGGAGGACCAGTCTGCCAGTGAAATAACACG TGCCTTTGACACTTTGGCAAAAGCACTGAACCCATCCGACACCAGTGCGGCCCAGAACCTCGCAGAGGGAGCCGACACAGCGGGGGGTGCCAGCATCCAGGTGATCAGCAGAGACCAGTCAACCCCCATCATCGAGGTGGAAGGACCCCtcctcacagacacacatgttAGTTTTAAG CTGACAATGCCAAGCCCCATGCCAGAATACCTGAATGTACACTATATCTGTGAATCGGCCTCTCGACTGCTGTTTCTTTCCATGCACTGGGCCAGATCCATCCCTGCATTCCAAGCACTTGG TCAAGATTGCAATACCAGCCTAGTCCGCGCCTGCTGGAACGAGCTGTTTACACTCGGCTTGGCACAGTGTGCGCAGGTCATGAGTCTCTCCACGATCCTCGCGGCTATCGTCAACCACCTGCAGAACAGCATACAGGATG ACAAGTTGTCAGGGGACAGAATAAAACTGGTGATggagcacatctggaaactaCAGGAGTTTTGTAACAGCATGGCTAAATTGGAAATAGATGGATATGAATATGCTTACCTTAAGGCTATTGTACTGTTCAGTCCTG ATCACCCCGGCCTGAGCAGTATGAATCAGATCGAAAAATTTCAGGAGAAGGCACAGATGGAGTTACAAGATTATGTTCAGAAAACATATCCAGATGACACTTACAG ATTAGCACGTATACTGATGCGTCTCCCAGCACTTCGGCTAATGAGCTCCAGCATAACTGAGGAGCTGTTCTTCACTGGCCTCATAGGGAACGTTCCCATTGACAGTATAATACCTTACATCTTGAAAATGGAAACAGCAGAATACAACAGCCAGATCACAGGGACCTCTGCATAG
- the mrps25 gene encoding small ribosomal subunit protein mS25, translating to MPMKGRFPIRRTLEYLQKGEIVFKNTVKIMTVNFNTHGELSDGARKFVFFNVPQIQYKNPWLQIVMFKNVTPSPFLKFYLDDGEQVLVDVEGKDHKQITQHVHKILGKTPEVLQAEELARKVASNPANFGPKKYCLKECMCEVEGQVPCPALVTIPKEMTGKYKAKMNAAKD from the exons ATGCCTATGAAAGGAAGGTTCCCCATTAGGAGAACCCTAGAGTATCTCCAGAAAGGGGAGATCGTGTTTAAAAACACGGTGAAGATCATGACGGTTAATTTCAACACGCATGGGGAGCTCAGCGATGGGGCAAG GAAGTTTGTGTTCTTTAACGTCCCTCAAATCCAGTACAAAAACCCTTGGCTCCAGATTGTGATGTTTAAAAACGTGACGCCATCGCCATTCCTAAAGTTCTATCTGG ATGATGGTGAGCAGGTCCTGGTGGATGTGGAAGGAAAGGACCATAAACAAATTACCCAGCATGTGCACAAGATCCTGGGCAAAACTCC AGAGGTTCTACAGGCTGAGGAACTGGCGAGAAAGGTAGCTTCCAACCCTGCCAACTTTGGCCCCAAGAAGTACTGTCTGAAGGAGTGCATGTGTGAAGTGGAGGGCCAAGTACCCTGTCCAGCCCTGGTGACCATACCCAAGGAAATGACAGGCAAATACAAGGCAAAGATGAATGCTGCTAAGGACTGA
- the nr2c2 gene encoding nuclear receptor subfamily 2 group C member 2 isoform X3, which translates to MSSSPQRIQIISADSAVTSPQRIQIVTDQQTGQKIQIVTAVDPTSTSKQQFILTTPDGSGAGKVILASPETSNTKQLIFTTADNIVPGRIQIVTDAASVERLLGKTDVGRAQPVEYCVVCGDKASGRHYGAVSCEGCKGFFKRSVRKNLTYSCRSNQDCIVNKHHRNRCQFCRLKKCLEMGMKMESVQSERKPIDLPREKPANCAASTEKIYIRKDLRSPLIATPTFITDKDGSRSSLLDPGMLVNIQQPLIQADGTLLLATDSKAESSQGDLGTLANVVTSLANLNESLNNGDTSEMQQEDQSASEITRAFDTLAKALNPSDTSAAQNLAEGADTAGGASIQVISRDQSTPIIEVEGPLLTDTHVSFKLTMPSPMPEYLNVHYICESASRLLFLSMHWARSIPAFQALGQDCNTSLVRACWNELFTLGLAQCAQVMSLSTILAAIVNHLQNSIQDDKLSGDRIKLVMEHIWKLQEFCNSMAKLEIDGYEYAYLKAIVLFSPDHPGLSSMNQIEKFQEKAQMELQDYVQKTYPDDTYRLARILMRLPALRLMSSSITEELFFTGLIGNVPIDSIIPYILKMETAEYNSQITGTSA; encoded by the exons ATGAGCAGCTCTCCACAGAGAATTCAGATCATCTCGGCAGACTCTGCAGTCACCTCTCCACAGCGCATACAG ATTGTAACGGACCAGCAGACCGGCCAGAAAATCCAGATAGTCACAGCAGTGGATCCAACAAGCACTTCCAAacaacagtttattttaaccaCTCCTGATGGATCTGGTGCAGGAAAGGTGATCCTGGCCTCCCCAGAGACGTCTAATACCAAACAGCTCATTTTTACAACAGCCGACAACATCGTGCCAGGAAGAATACAG ATTGTCACAGATGCAGCTTCAGTGGAGCGTTTGCTGGGGAAGACGGATGTGGGCCGAGCACAGCCGGTGGAGTACTGTGTTGTGTGCGGAGACAAGGCATCAG GTCGGCATTATGGCGCGGTTAGCTGCGAGGGATGCAAAGGCTTCTTCAAGAGGAGTGTGAGGAAGAACCTAACCTACAGTTGCCGTAGCAACCAGGACTGCATTGTCAATAAGCACCACCGAAACCGCTGCCAATTCTGCCGGCTGAAAAAATGTTTAGAAATGGGCATGAAAATGGAAT CTGTGCAGAGTGAAAGAAAGCCAATAGACTTGCCAAGAGAGAAACCTGCTAACTGTGCAGCCTCAACAGAGAAAATCTATATCAGGAAGGACCTGCGGAGCCCTCTCATTGCAACCCCCACATTCATCACAGATAAAGATGGCTCAAG GTCTAGTCTCCTAGACCCTGGGATGTTAGTAAATATTCAGCAGCCTTTGATACAAGCAGATGGAACATTACTTTTAGCTACAGATTCAAAG gCTGAGTCTAGTCAAGGCGATTTGGGTACTTTAGCAAATGTGGTCACTTCGCTTGCTAACCTTAATGAATCCCTGAACAATGGAGACACCTCAGAAATGCAGCAGGAGGACCAGTCTGCCAGTGAAATAACACG TGCCTTTGACACTTTGGCAAAAGCACTGAACCCATCCGACACCAGTGCGGCCCAGAACCTCGCAGAGGGAGCCGACACAGCGGGGGGTGCCAGCATCCAGGTGATCAGCAGAGACCAGTCAACCCCCATCATCGAGGTGGAAGGACCCCtcctcacagacacacatgttAGTTTTAAG CTGACAATGCCAAGCCCCATGCCAGAATACCTGAATGTACACTATATCTGTGAATCGGCCTCTCGACTGCTGTTTCTTTCCATGCACTGGGCCAGATCCATCCCTGCATTCCAAGCACTTGG TCAAGATTGCAATACCAGCCTAGTCCGCGCCTGCTGGAACGAGCTGTTTACACTCGGCTTGGCACAGTGTGCGCAGGTCATGAGTCTCTCCACGATCCTCGCGGCTATCGTCAACCACCTGCAGAACAGCATACAGGATG ACAAGTTGTCAGGGGACAGAATAAAACTGGTGATggagcacatctggaaactaCAGGAGTTTTGTAACAGCATGGCTAAATTGGAAATAGATGGATATGAATATGCTTACCTTAAGGCTATTGTACTGTTCAGTCCTG ATCACCCCGGCCTGAGCAGTATGAATCAGATCGAAAAATTTCAGGAGAAGGCACAGATGGAGTTACAAGATTATGTTCAGAAAACATATCCAGATGACACTTACAG ATTAGCACGTATACTGATGCGTCTCCCAGCACTTCGGCTAATGAGCTCCAGCATAACTGAGGAGCTGTTCTTCACTGGCCTCATAGGGAACGTTCCCATTGACAGTATAATACCTTACATCTTGAAAATGGAAACAGCAGAATACAACAGCCAGATCACAGGGACCTCTGCATAG
- the rbsn gene encoding rabenosyn-5 gives MASSYPPPFEEQGDMREGFLCPLCLKDLQSFYQLQAHYEDEHSSEDRDVKGQLKSLVQKAKKAKDKFLKRDGEDRAESGSYESFYYGGVDPYMWEPQELGATRSHLESFKKHRAARIDHYVIEVNKLLIRLEKLTSFDRTSMDAAKIRAIEKSVVPWVSDQDVPFCPDCGNKFNIRNRRHHCRLCGSIMCKKCMEFVPLPLAHKLTSGTRESLCAPGSPGLSPGSSVQGSRRGSISSLSSVSSVLEEKDDDRIRCCRHCMDTLLKRQQKLDEKDHVPDIVKLYERLRLCIEKVDQKAPEYIKMAESLNAGETAYNLEHANGLRMEVQKYYELIDALSKKILTLGMNEEPKPHPKSQQLQRMIRYSATLFVQEKLLGLMSLPTKEKYEELKEKRKQDMDRKLQQERQAALEAQKRRSEEKPRDQSRLAASTNGEATQAQQRPMTKAGGWLPSSSVLHTREIEDPLLQQIDNIKSFIRQARAANRVDEVSTLEENLRQLQDEYDQQQTLLAIQLSRKMAEEEAAQQEQLHILQREEWTREQQKTSQHTRTRSLDFREVLSVQGEDYGNHVTEIGSLGASKTKISPLSKTQSMKAFQHLPNREKTPLQQRQQPRAAHEQNSKPATSLNPFEDEDTTPIEDDASNPFAEEISKEQSASRKELPNGKKEYNPFEDGEETDSSPRSEVKGALNPFEEEDEGNTFSGARNSAATTPFPEKASTNPFDTDDDTAMDENIIEEELLLQQIDNIRAYIFDAKQSGRTDEVEVLSDNLRELQRTLQEQKRKTH, from the exons ATGGCATCCAGCTATCCCCCGCCGTTCGAGGAGCAGGGGGATATGAGGGAGGGTTTTCTTTGCCCCCTTTGCCTGAAGGACCTGCAGTCGTTTTACCAGCTCCAGGCCCACTATGAGGATGAGCACTCAAGTGAAGACAGGGACGTCAAGGGCCAGCTGAAAA GTCTGGTGCAGAAAGCCAAGAAAGCCAAAGACAAGTTTCTGAAACGCGATGGAGAAGACCGGGCAGAATCTGGCAGCTATGAGTCTTTCTATTATGGAGGGGTCGATCCCTATATGTGGGAGCCACAGGAATTGG GGGCAACAAGAAGTCACCTGGAAAGTTTCAAGAAACACAGAGCTGCGAGGATTGACCACTACGTCATTGAAGtcaataaattattaatcagGTTAGAAAAG CTGACATCGTTTGACAGAACCAGCATGGACGCGGCCAAAATTAGAG CCATTGAGAAGTCGGTCGTCCCGTGGGTGAGTGATCAGGACGTGCCATTCTGCCCGGACTGTGGGAACAAGTTCAACATCCGGAACAGGCGCCACCACTGCCGCCTCTGTGGGTCCATCATGTGCAAGAAGTGCATGGAGTTCGTCCCCCTCCCGCTGGCAC ACAAGCTGACGAGCGGCACCCGGGAGTCCCTGTGCGCGCCAGGTAGCCCCGGCCTTTCCCCTGGCAGCAGTGTGCAGGGCTCTCGCCGGGGCAGCATCAGCAGCCTAAGCAGCGTGAGCTCCgtcctggaggagaaggacGACGACCGCATCCGCTGCTGCCGCCACTGCATGGACACCCTGCTGAAGCGCCAGCAGAAACTGGATGAGAAGGACCACGTGCCAGACATCGTCAAGCTCTATGAG AGACTGAGACTTTGCATCGAGAAAGTGGATCAGAAGGCTCCAGAATATATCAAAATGGCTGAATCCTTAAA TGCTGGGGAGACTGCCTACAATTTAGAGCATGCCAATGGCCTCCGAATGGAAGTCCAGAAGTACTATGAGCTCATTGATGCGTTAAG TAAGAAGATTCTCACGTTGGGTATGAATGAGGAGCCGAAGCCTCATCCGAAGAGCCAACAGTTACAGAGGATGATCAGATACTCAGCCACACTCTTTGTTCAG GAAAAACTGCTGGGATTGATGTCCCTGCCGACAAAGGAAAAATACGAAGAGCTAAAGGAGAAGAGGAAGCAGGACATGGACAGGAAGCTGCAGCAGGAGAGACAA GCTGCCCTAGAGGCACAGAAAAGAAGATCAGAGGAAAAGCCTCGTGATCAGTCCCGCTTGGCAGCCAGCACGAATGGTGAGGCCACGCAAGCCCAGCAGCGGCCCATGACCAAAGCTGGGGGCTGGCTACCTTCCTCCAGTGTGCTGCACACCCGGGAGATCGAGGACCCCCTCCTCCAGCAGATAGACAACATCAAGTCCTTCATCCGCCAGGCCAGAGCGGCGAACCGGGTGGACGAAGTGAGCACGCTGGAGGAAAACCTCCGTCAGCTGCAGGACGAGTACGACCAGCAGCAGACCCTGCTCGCCATCCAGCTCTCCAGGAAGATGGCTGAGGAGGAGGCCGCGCAACAGGAGCAGCTCCACATCCTGCAGAGGGAAGAGTGGACGCGCGAGCAGCAGAAGACCTCGCAGCACACACGGACACGCTCCTTAGATTTTCGGGAGGTCTTATCCGTCCAGGGAGAAGATTATGGGAACCATGTCACGGAGATAGGAAGCTTAGGCGCCTCCAAGACAAAGATCAGCCCTCTATCCAAAACGCAGTCCATGAAAGCCTTCCAGCACCTGCCCAACCGGGAAAAGACACCCCTGCAACAGCGGCAGCAGCCCCGTGCCGCCCATGAACAAAACAGCAAGCCAGCTACCTCCTTAAACCCATTTGAAGATGAAGACACTACGCCCATAGAAGACGACGCCTCGAACCCATTCGCCGAAGAGATTTCAAAAGAACAGTCTGCCTCCAGAAAGGAACTACCCAACGGCAAGAAGGAATACAACCCCTTCGAGGACGGGGAGGAGACGGATTCGAGTCCGCGTAGCGAGGTCAAGGGAGCGCTGAACCCCTTCGAGGAAGAGGACGAAGGCAACACCTTCAGCGGGGCAAGAAACAGTGCCGCCACCACCCCTTTCCCTGAGAAGGCCTCCACCAATCCGTTCGACACAGACGACGACACCGCCATGGACGAAAACATAATCGAAGAGGAGTTGCTGCTCCAGCAGATCGACAACATCCGGGCGTACATTTTCGACGCCAAGCAGAGTGGACGGACAGACGAGGTGGAAGTGCTGTCGGATAACCTGAGGGAACTGCAGCGCACCTTGCAGGAGCAGAAAAGGAAAACCCACTGA